Proteins from a genomic interval of Candidatus Hydrothermales bacterium:
- the nuoF gene encoding NADH-quinone oxidoreductase subunit NuoF, whose translation MKKSEFLLIKKKYSDNIDDYIEKGGFSSLRKILSDHISPEEIIEEVKKSGLRGRGGAGFYTGLKWSFVPRDRSIKKFLICNADEGEPGTFKDRDILLYAPYLLIEGMIIASYAIGAEVSYIYLRKEYKWLLNRLEKAIGEVQEKGFLGEKILKSDFSHRIKIFMGAGAYICGEETALLESMEGKKGFPRLKPPYPATFGLFGYPTVVNNVETLANIPIIVEMGGENYAKIGIPKSTGTRLIALSGIVKKKGVYEVEHGKVTLKEIINDFGNGVKEGYHLLGVIPGGVSAPPLTYDELDISYDFESLAEKGTMTGSGAVIVFGYKEDKKGELLKILESIVHFFKDESCGKCTPCREGTWAIYGILEKIKNKEILVRDGVEMISSLNSKIKGLCACPLGESCALVSEAFLKKFEDILK comes from the coding sequence ATGAAAAAGTCTGAATTTCTTCTTATTAAAAAAAAATATTCAGATAATATTGATGATTACATTGAAAAGGGAGGGTTTTCATCATTAAGGAAAATTCTTTCAGACCATATCTCACCGGAGGAGATTATAGAGGAGGTTAAAAAAAGTGGGCTGAGAGGTAGAGGAGGAGCTGGATTTTATACAGGACTAAAGTGGTCATTTGTTCCACGGGATAGATCAATAAAAAAATTTTTAATTTGCAACGCAGATGAAGGTGAACCTGGCACTTTCAAAGATAGGGACATTCTTCTTTACGCACCTTATCTTCTAATTGAGGGCATGATAATTGCCTCTTATGCTATTGGAGCTGAAGTCTCCTACATATACTTAAGAAAAGAATATAAGTGGCTACTTAATAGATTAGAAAAAGCAATAGGTGAGGTTCAAGAAAAGGGTTTTTTAGGAGAGAAGATACTAAAAAGTGATTTTTCCCATAGAATAAAGATTTTTATGGGGGCAGGCGCTTACATATGTGGTGAAGAGACTGCTCTTTTAGAATCTATGGAGGGTAAAAAGGGTTTTCCAAGACTTAAGCCGCCCTATCCTGCAACTTTTGGTCTTTTTGGCTATCCGACAGTAGTAAATAATGTAGAGACTCTTGCAAATATACCAATAATAGTTGAGATGGGTGGAGAAAATTACGCAAAAATAGGGATACCAAAGAGCACAGGTACAAGGTTAATAGCCTTAAGTGGAATTGTTAAGAAAAAAGGGGTTTATGAAGTTGAACATGGAAAAGTAACATTAAAGGAAATTATTAACGATTTTGGCAATGGAGTAAAGGAGGGGTATCACTTATTAGGAGTTATTCCTGGTGGTGTATCTGCTCCTCCTCTTACTTATGATGAGCTTGATATATCTTATGACTTTGAGTCTTTAGCTGAAAAAGGTACAATGACAGGTTCAGGTGCAGTGATTGTGTTTGGTTATAAAGAGGATAAAAAGGGTGAACTTTTAAAAATTTTGGAGAGTATAGTGCATTTTTTTAAAGATGAGTCTTGTGGAAAGTGTACCCCCTGTAGAGAGGGTACTTGGGCTATATATGGGATTCTGGAGAAAATAAAAAATAAGGAGATTTTGGTAAGAGATGGAGTCGAAATGATAAGTTCATTAAATAGTAAAATTAAGGGACTTTGTGCATGTCCCCTTGGAGAATCTTGTGCTTTAGTCTCTGAGGCGTTTCTCAAAAAATTTGAAGATATATTAAAATAA
- a CDS encoding T9SS type A sorting domain-containing protein — protein MRWIFILIFSFMPLLGQVIQDTIFRTKLKGVKVQDFLPAPLLRIDSFKTLRLGEWLTLRCYATLLDLTQTSGDILSFKIRGIGSSNARSTSGTMFTGFLVSGPNPQGYYTSKIVLRDRLGNFADTIPLIRSRLVGAGFKSFDNTHKALSGFITSGPDANGYVYLIAVCDVALSSHESKPPSDKFKGEVRPSGRFFFYGVYPNPVKGFARIKFGVGKETNVEIEVLDVNGRVIKRLLNKVLKPGVYSVGWNLLDEKGTKVGSGVYFVRYRAGERIFVRKFSIMD, from the coding sequence ATGAGGTGGATTTTTATATTAATTTTTTCATTTATGCCCCTTTTGGGGCAGGTGATTCAGGATACTATTTTTAGGACAAAGTTAAAGGGGGTTAAGGTTCAAGATTTTCTTCCGGCACCTTTGTTGAGGATAGATTCGTTTAAGACTTTGAGGCTTGGAGAGTGGTTGACTTTAAGGTGTTATGCAACTCTTTTAGACTTGACGCAAACATCTGGTGATATTTTAAGTTTTAAAATTCGTGGTATTGGTTCATCCAATGCAAGGAGTACATCTGGAACTATGTTTACCGGTTTTCTTGTGTCTGGACCTAATCCTCAGGGTTATTATACTTCGAAAATTGTTTTGAGGGATAGACTCGGTAATTTTGCGGATACTATACCTTTAATTAGGTCAAGGTTAGTTGGTGCAGGTTTTAAAAGTTTTGATAATACACATAAGGCTTTATCGGGTTTTATAACTTCAGGTCCTGATGCAAATGGCTATGTTTACTTGATAGCTGTTTGTGATGTAGCTTTAAGTTCTCATGAATCAAAACCTCCTTCTGATAAGTTTAAGGGAGAGGTAAGGCCAAGTGGAAGATTTTTCTTTTACGGTGTTTATCCAAATCCAGTTAAGGGTTTTGCAAGGATTAAATTTGGGGTTGGCAAAGAGACAAATGTTGAAATTGAGGTTCTCGATGTGAATGGTAGGGTTATAAAAAGGTTATTGAACAAGGTTTTAAAGCCTGGTGTTTATAGTGTTGGGTGGAATCTTTTGGATGAAAAGGGTACTAAAGTAGGTTCAGGTGTTTATTTTGTAAGGTACAGGGCAGGGGAAAGAATTTTTGTGAGGAAGTTTTCTATTATGGATTAG
- a CDS encoding T9SS type A sorting domain-containing protein, which translates to MKWGFILIFLFNLLLGQVIQDTIFRAKLRGIEVQDFLPASLLRIDSFKTLQIGEWVTLRCYATLSDLTQTSGDILRFKIHGLASSNARRTSGNTFTGFLVSGPNPQGYYTSKVVLRDRFGNFKDTIPLIRSKLSGISFKNFDNTQKALSGFITSGPDASGYVYLIAVFNALLGYYESKPPSDKFKGEVRPSGRFFFYGVYPNPVKGFARIKFGVGKETNVEIEVLDVSGRVIKRLLSKVLKPGVYSIEWDLLDEKGTKVGSGVYFIRYRAGEKIFMRKFSVVE; encoded by the coding sequence ATGAAGTGGGGTTTTATATTAATCTTTTTGTTTAATTTACTTTTGGGGCAGGTGATACAGGATACTATTTTTAGGGCGAAGTTAAGGGGGATTGAGGTTCAGGATTTTCTTCCGGCATCTTTGTTGAGGATAGATTCTTTTAAGACCTTGCAGATTGGGGAGTGGGTGACTTTGAGGTGTTATGCAACTCTCTCGGATTTAACGCAGACATCTGGTGATATTTTACGTTTTAAGATTCATGGTCTTGCTTCATCCAATGCAAGGAGGACATCTGGAAATACATTTACAGGTTTTCTTGTTTCTGGCCCCAATCCTCAGGGTTATTATACTTCGAAGGTTGTTTTGAGGGATAGATTTGGTAATTTTAAAGATACTATACCCTTAATTAGGTCTAAGTTAAGTGGTATAAGTTTTAAGAATTTTGATAATACACAGAAGGCTCTCTCGGGTTTTATAACTTCAGGTCCTGATGCGAGTGGTTATGTTTATTTGATAGCTGTTTTTAATGCACTTTTAGGTTATTATGAGTCAAAGCCCCCTTCTGATAAGTTTAAGGGAGAGGTAAGGCCAAGTGGAAGATTTTTCTTTTACGGTGTTTATCCAAATCCAGTTAAGGGTTTTGCAAGGATTAAATTTGGGGTTGGCAAAGAGACAAACGTTGAAATTGAGGTTCTCGATGTGAGTGGTAGGGTTATAAAAAGGTTATTGAGCAAAGTTTTAAAGCCTGGTGTTTATAGTATTGAGTGGGATCTTTTGGATGAAAAGGGTACTAAAGTAGGTTCAGGAGTTTATTTTATAAGGTATAGGGCGGGGGAAAAAATTTTTATGAGGAAGTTTTCTGTTGTGGAATAG
- a CDS encoding glycosyl hydrolase family 18 protein: MKVLILIISFLSIHEYEYYKNLKQADFNEILVNAKFSPIEERLSGITHTFYGYLPYWVDTLLYQYFQMELITHISYFATSIDPATGDLGSVPNLSRFSKIINYAHSRGVRVHMTFVIFGSSNVSQFLNNKNARNNAINKIRDFVTNYSIDGVNIDFEFVTSSVRDSFSKFIRSLYYTLVNHPQGRKELFIATPAVPEWYPGYDLSYLSNYSDGLFVMAYDFHYSGSNVAGPVSPLVPSQQWGPYCVSKSIKSYKQYGANPDKIILGMPYYGYRWPTQSGEIGSPTRGNGDAIIFYYAKQNASTYGRLWDINSLTPWYKYYLSGDGWYQTWYDDSVSIDLKIKTAIDSGISGLGCWALGYDREEDDLWNVIRSNLWFETPKRHFVVKVYEPGALNIYANPDFSSKVISIATYNTKFVSFLYKDGFYKIYFPAATGNYYGYIFGGDGINLKCLCGSTGEKVVRVNASLLNVRTGPSTSHTIITQIARGQNFVTDSSSGNWLRIFIGEVGGYQKGWIHSNYVRIIQSPEDSNEPFIRVLGLSYPPVVLAQDTFTLRIISSNSGYVSFDSFFVLKSVRDSSYFYNPQTFIDKRRAKLFSDHNALPFQNFILRVKLRAPQVSTSSFVTESFYFERKIKEFGDTFVLNVYVEAPVYVSDEKAEVAGGEFKFSSNIIKDFKVTLGKRFEVFDVTGRRVLDINRNRAPVLIIRMDNGKRLKVIKF; the protein is encoded by the coding sequence ATGAAAGTCTTAATATTAATTATTTCGTTTTTAAGTATCCATGAGTATGAATATTACAAAAATCTAAAACAGGCAGATTTTAATGAAATTTTAGTGAATGCTAAGTTTTCTCCAATTGAGGAAAGATTGAGCGGGATTACGCATACTTTTTACGGGTATCTTCCCTATTGGGTCGATACTTTACTTTATCAGTACTTTCAGATGGAGCTTATTACTCATATTTCCTATTTTGCTACAAGTATTGATCCTGCAACCGGAGATTTGGGGTCAGTTCCTAATCTTTCTCGCTTTAGCAAAATAATAAATTACGCCCACTCAAGAGGCGTTAGGGTTCATATGACCTTTGTTATTTTTGGATCATCAAATGTATCTCAATTTTTAAATAATAAAAACGCAAGAAACAATGCCATAAATAAAATCAGAGATTTTGTTACAAATTATAGTATAGACGGAGTAAATATTGATTTTGAATTTGTGACTTCCAGTGTAAGAGATAGTTTTTCAAAATTTATTAGAAGTCTTTACTATACTTTAGTCAATCATCCACAGGGAAGGAAAGAACTTTTTATAGCTACTCCTGCTGTTCCGGAGTGGTATCCTGGATACGATTTATCTTATCTTTCCAATTATTCAGATGGTCTTTTTGTAATGGCCTATGATTTTCATTACAGCGGCTCAAATGTGGCAGGACCTGTTTCACCGCTTGTTCCCTCTCAACAGTGGGGACCTTACTGTGTTTCTAAATCTATAAAAAGTTATAAACAGTATGGAGCTAATCCAGATAAGATTATACTTGGGATGCCCTACTATGGTTACAGGTGGCCAACTCAATCTGGCGAGATTGGTTCACCCACAAGGGGAAACGGTGATGCAATCATCTTTTACTATGCTAAACAGAACGCTTCAACTTATGGAAGATTATGGGATATAAATTCTTTAACACCATGGTATAAATACTACCTTTCTGGTGATGGTTGGTATCAGACTTGGTATGATGATTCTGTTTCTATTGATCTAAAAATTAAGACTGCTATTGATTCTGGTATTTCTGGGTTAGGGTGTTGGGCCTTGGGGTATGATAGAGAGGAAGATGATTTATGGAATGTTATAAGAAGTAATCTTTGGTTCGAAACTCCTAAGAGGCATTTTGTAGTAAAAGTTTATGAGCCTGGGGCACTTAACATTTACGCAAATCCTGATTTTAGTTCAAAAGTAATTTCTATTGCAACTTATAACACTAAATTTGTTTCCTTTTTGTACAAAGATGGTTTCTATAAAATTTATTTTCCTGCCGCTACAGGAAATTATTATGGTTATATTTTTGGGGGTGATGGTATTAATCTAAAGTGCCTTTGTGGATCAACTGGTGAGAAAGTAGTAAGAGTGAATGCTTCTCTTTTGAATGTTAGGACTGGTCCCTCTACTTCACATACTATAATAACTCAGATTGCAAGGGGACAAAATTTTGTAACTGATTCTTCTTCTGGAAATTGGTTAAGAATTTTTATAGGTGAAGTTGGAGGATATCAAAAAGGTTGGATTCACTCAAATTATGTTAGAATAATTCAAAGTCCCGAAGATTCAAATGAGCCTTTTATAAGGGTGCTAGGTTTAAGTTACCCTCCTGTTGTTCTTGCTCAAGATACTTTTACTCTTAGAATAATTTCTTCAAATAGTGGATATGTTTCCTTTGATAGCTTTTTTGTTTTAAAGTCAGTAAGGGATTCCTCTTATTTTTATAATCCTCAAACATTTATAGACAAAAGGAGAGCAAAACTATTTTCAGATCACAATGCTTTGCCTTTTCAAAACTTTATTTTAAGGGTAAAGCTAAGGGCACCCCAGGTAAGCACTTCTTCGTTTGTAACAGAGAGTTTTTATTTTGAAAGGAAGATTAAAGAGTTTGGAGATACTTTTGTTTTAAATGTTTACGTTGAAGCTCCTGTTTATGTTTCAGATGAAAAAGCAGAGGTTGCTGGAGGTGAATTTAAATTTTCATCTAATATTATTAAAGATTTTAAAGTTACTTTGGGTAAAAGATTTGAAGTTTTTGATGTGACTGGAAGAAGAGTTTTAGATATAAACCGTAATAGGGCTCCTGTTTTAATTATCAGGATGGATAACGGAAAAAGGCTTAAAGTGATAAAATTTTAA
- a CDS encoding aminopeptidase P family protein — protein sequence MKKKTLEVLSSGLIFSKDRVKYLKRVIELNEADALFINSLPNVFYLTGFTGSSGYVLLTERKNYFITDFRYKLQSKKEVSKDFEIVIIKKFDEIYELLDERKKSVLCERESFTFDLYNSFKKKKIKVKVIESPVLNLRLYKTEDEVKKIIKAQRFCEKVLRRALDILRPGKTKEKDLAIEIEYMIKKKGLGLAFPPIVASGSNSALPHAKPRNVVIKKGVPLLIDIGSIYKGYCSDMTRTFWVGENPPDWFKEIYKVVLDSVLMVEDKIKIGMKAKDVDSLARDYITRKGFGEKFGHGLGHGVGIEIHEKPSVSQRGNEVIERGFVFTIEPGIYLEKKGGVRIEDLVYIDKMGKVNVLTKFTKKLLKI from the coding sequence TTGAAGAAAAAAACTTTAGAAGTTTTATCGAGTGGATTAATTTTCTCAAAAGATCGAGTTAAATATCTAAAGAGAGTAATAGAATTAAATGAGGCAGATGCTCTTTTTATTAACAGTTTGCCAAATGTCTTTTATTTAACTGGTTTTACAGGTTCATCAGGTTATGTTCTTTTGACAGAAAGAAAAAATTATTTCATAACTGATTTTCGCTACAAATTACAGTCTAAAAAGGAAGTAAGTAAGGATTTTGAAATTGTTATTATAAAAAAATTTGATGAAATATATGAGCTTTTAGATGAGAGAAAAAAAAGTGTGCTCTGTGAGAGGGAATCATTTACTTTTGATCTATATAACAGTTTCAAAAAGAAAAAAATTAAGGTTAAGGTAATTGAATCACCAGTTTTAAATTTGAGGTTATATAAAACTGAGGATGAGGTGAAAAAAATTATAAAGGCTCAAAGGTTTTGTGAAAAAGTTTTAAGGAGGGCTCTTGATATTTTAAGACCTGGCAAAACAAAAGAGAAAGATTTAGCAATTGAAATTGAATATATGATAAAAAAGAAGGGACTGGGACTTGCCTTTCCTCCAATTGTAGCATCTGGTTCAAACTCGGCTTTACCTCACGCAAAACCTAGAAACGTGGTAATAAAAAAGGGAGTCCCCCTTCTTATAGATATAGGAAGTATTTATAAAGGCTACTGTTCAGATATGACAAGAACCTTTTGGGTTGGTGAAAATCCACCTGACTGGTTTAAAGAAATTTATAAAGTTGTATTAGATTCAGTTTTGATGGTTGAAGATAAAATAAAAATAGGTATGAAAGCTAAAGATGTGGATAGCTTAGCAAGGGATTATATTACAAGGAAAGGGTTCGGAGAAAAGTTTGGCCATGGACTCGGTCATGGTGTCGGTATTGAAATTCATGAGAAGCCCTCTGTATCTCAGAGAGGAAATGAGGTTATCGAAAGGGGATTTGTGTTCACAATAGAACCTGGGATCTATTTAGAAAAAAAGGGTGGAGTTAGAATTGAGGATTTAGTCTACATAGATAAAATGGGAAAAGTAAACGTCTTAACAAAGTTTACAAAGAAGCTATTAAAAATTTAA
- the accB gene encoding acetyl-CoA carboxylase biotin carboxyl carrier protein, whose translation MKDKDIKKIERLIELMEKSGLTEIEIKKPFFKIHLIKKEREAPSKHRIERLQEEGVTIEREVRKIEEIKKVEEVKKEPEEKEDKFYYVVAPLVGTFYRAPAPDAEPYVEVGSKVRPGQVLCIIEAMKIMNEIESDVEGIVREILVKNGEPVEYGQKLFKIELV comes from the coding sequence ATGAAAGATAAGGATATAAAAAAAATTGAAAGATTGATTGAATTGATGGAAAAAAGCGGTTTAACAGAAATAGAGATAAAAAAACCCTTTTTTAAGATTCATTTGATAAAAAAAGAAAGGGAGGCACCTAGTAAACACAGGATAGAAAGGTTACAAGAGGAGGGTGTGACTATTGAAAGAGAAGTCAGAAAAATAGAGGAAATAAAGAAAGTAGAGGAAGTAAAAAAAGAACCGGAGGAGAAAGAAGATAAGTTTTATTATGTAGTTGCACCTCTTGTTGGTACATTTTATAGGGCACCTGCTCCTGACGCTGAACCCTATGTTGAGGTGGGATCAAAAGTAAGACCAGGTCAAGTTTTATGTATTATTGAGGCTATGAAAATAATGAACGAAATAGAATCAGACGTTGAAGGAATTGTGAGAGAAATATTAGTGAAAAACGGTGAACCAGTTGAATATGGTCAAAAGTTATTTAAGATAGAATTAGTTTAA
- the efp gene encoding elongation factor P — MPDLRRGMVIKLEGKFYEVIDFQHVMLGRGHAYIKTKLKNIETGQVLEKTLRESDHFEEVELREREATFSYTDGENYIFYDSEKCEEIILSKEKIKDYLLYLKEGQDVKVQFIDEKAVGIVLPTAVVLEVVETDPGVRGDTASGGSKPAKLETGLVVKVPLYIKEGEKIKVDTRTGEYIERA, encoded by the coding sequence ATGCCAGATTTAAGGCGTGGAATGGTGATAAAGTTAGAAGGAAAATTTTATGAAGTGATAGATTTTCAGCATGTAATGCTTGGTAGAGGTCATGCTTACATAAAGACTAAGCTAAAGAATATAGAAACTGGTCAAGTTCTCGAGAAAACATTAAGAGAATCTGATCACTTTGAAGAAGTAGAATTAAGAGAAAGAGAGGCAACTTTCTCCTATACAGACGGGGAAAATTATATTTTTTATGATTCTGAGAAATGTGAAGAAATAATTTTATCTAAAGAGAAAATAAAGGATTATCTTTTATATTTAAAGGAGGGACAGGATGTTAAGGTGCAGTTTATAGATGAAAAGGCTGTTGGAATAGTTTTGCCAACAGCTGTTGTTTTAGAGGTTGTTGAGACTGATCCTGGAGTAAGGGGTGACACTGCTTCTGGTGGTTCAAAACCTGCAAAGTTAGAAACAGGTCTTGTTGTTAAGGTTCCGCTTTATATAAAAGAGGGAGAAAAAATTAAAGTAGATACAAGAACTGGAGAATATATCGAAAGAGCATGA
- a CDS encoding NAD(P)H-dependent oxidoreductase subunit E has translation MKSLSSSDNIRSKILEIIEYYNGNTALSLIPVLNMIQDTEGYIKKERIKEIAEILKINENRIYETLTFYHFLTLDKSEKRILYVCRGISCLLEGADEIIEYLKDNRDRLNFDFRECECIGLCDFAPAGLFDFNPVKNLDVKKIKELNEKV, from the coding sequence ATGAAGAGTTTAAGCTCGAGTGATAATATAAGATCAAAGATCTTAGAAATTATCGAGTATTACAATGGTAATACAGCACTTTCTCTCATCCCTGTTTTGAATATGATTCAAGATACAGAGGGTTATATAAAAAAAGAGAGGATAAAAGAGATTGCAGAAATATTAAAAATAAATGAAAACCGAATCTATGAAACTCTCACTTTTTATCATTTTCTAACATTAGATAAAAGTGAAAAAAGGATACTTTACGTATGTAGAGGCATTTCCTGTTTACTTGAGGGAGCAGATGAAATAATTGAGTATTTGAAAGATAACAGAGACAGATTAAATTTTGATTTTAGGGAGTGCGAATGTATCGGACTTTGTGATTTTGCACCCGCCGGTCTTTTTGATTTTAATCCTGTAAAAAATTTAGATGTTAAAAAGATAAAGGAACTTAATGAAAAAGTCTGA
- a CDS encoding PilT/PilU family type 4a pilus ATPase → MAVDLKFLLKKMIEEEASDLHLKAGLPPIYRIHGKLVRLNTEPLTPKDLTEIAKVLMTEEQQKRFISRKEIDFAIGVPGLGRFRVNCFIQRGSISIVMRAIPTNIKTFEELNLPPVLKEICMSPRGLILVTGTTGSGKSTTLAAMVNYINLNRSRHIITIEDPIEFLFKDEKSIISQREVGSDTFSFASALKYVLRQDPDVILIGEIRDKATMDTAIKAADTGHLVMSTLHTLNATETINRIISFYPPHQHQHIRIMLASTLVAVISQRLIPRADGKGRVPAVEILINTPRIKELIIDETRTLEIPQAIEEGYYEYKMQTFDQSILKLYKEKLITFEDALENVTNPEEFKLKLKGIKTTAEVWDEEFKLE, encoded by the coding sequence ATGGCTGTAGATTTAAAATTTTTATTGAAAAAAATGATTGAGGAGGAGGCATCTGACTTACATTTAAAGGCAGGTTTGCCCCCAATTTACAGGATACATGGAAAGCTTGTCAGGTTAAACACAGAACCTCTAACTCCTAAGGATTTGACCGAAATAGCAAAGGTATTAATGACTGAGGAACAACAAAAAAGATTTATTTCAAGAAAGGAAATTGATTTTGCCATAGGTGTACCAGGTTTAGGTAGGTTTAGAGTTAACTGTTTCATTCAAAGAGGAAGTATTTCGATCGTAATGAGGGCAATACCAACTAACATAAAAACTTTTGAGGAGCTTAATTTGCCTCCAGTTTTAAAGGAAATATGTATGAGTCCCAGAGGCCTAATACTTGTCACAGGAACAACAGGTAGTGGTAAGTCTACTACTCTTGCGGCTATGGTAAATTATATAAATTTAAATAGATCAAGGCATATAATAACAATAGAGGATCCGATTGAATTTTTATTTAAGGATGAAAAATCAATTATTTCGCAAAGGGAGGTAGGTAGTGATACTTTTTCTTTTGCTTCTGCACTTAAGTATGTATTAAGGCAAGATCCTGATGTTATTCTCATTGGGGAGATAAGAGATAAAGCTACTATGGATACTGCAATAAAGGCTGCAGATACAGGTCATCTTGTAATGTCTACACTTCATACTTTGAATGCAACCGAAACTATAAATAGGATTATATCTTTTTATCCTCCTCATCAACATCAACATATAAGGATAATGCTTGCTTCAACCCTTGTTGCTGTGATTTCTCAAAGATTAATACCAAGAGCAGATGGTAAAGGAAGGGTTCCAGCTGTTGAAATCCTCATAAATACTCCGAGAATTAAAGAACTTATAATAGATGAAACTAGAACTTTAGAAATACCTCAAGCAATTGAAGAAGGATACTACGAGTATAAGATGCAAACCTTTGATCAATCTATCCTAAAACTTTATAAAGAAAAACTTATTACTTTTGAAGATGCCCTTGAAAATGTCACAAATCCTGAGGAATTTAAATTAAAGCTAAAAGGTATAAAAACAACTGCAGAAGTTTGGGATGAAGAGTTTAAGCTCGAGTGA
- a CDS encoding tetratricopeptide repeat protein: protein MKGEFREIEELYQKWEREGKQSKTFANLADAYRKRKMYDEALRVLEEGLKFNPNYPVAYYIRAKIHLERNELELARESLKKLVELDENHIVGLRLLAETCEKLGKEEEALWAYKRLYDLDPLTSEVEDKIRELEEKISKLKLEEEKLIEIEQKTPEFLSSFDEPLLDLLEDKELASIQVESSEILEEAKEILREIEGEKEEEIKFEKFKFVESELNKESEERYVSLTDLKKEEPEIKIEEESLIDSDISYENEFLGEFEEKKTESTLLEEGLFGEIEDKIFSESAFSEDRIAGEEVTSLKEDFEDIVKSDEVRDIKEILEEKEVKLSGHPSQFMEDIKIEEDIKIEEEKKEEELIIEEREPLSLGEILKEPERPSESIEEIFIEKSTEKIDFAELTEREEKVDIKIEEIEKKEEIEEMEKKREAIEIPEEIKRLFEDFEEAKVEETVKEQTTKETVEDEKVEEKNFRSFIEWINFLKRSS, encoded by the coding sequence ATGAAAGGAGAATTTAGGGAGATTGAAGAACTTTATCAAAAGTGGGAGAGGGAGGGAAAGCAATCTAAGACCTTTGCAAATTTAGCTGATGCCTATAGGAAAAGAAAAATGTACGATGAAGCTCTAAGGGTTCTTGAGGAGGGCTTAAAATTTAATCCTAATTATCCTGTTGCTTACTACATAAGAGCAAAAATCCATCTTGAGAGAAACGAATTAGAGTTGGCAAGAGAAAGCTTAAAAAAGCTTGTTGAATTGGATGAAAACCACATAGTTGGATTAAGGCTTTTAGCTGAAACCTGTGAAAAATTAGGTAAGGAAGAAGAAGCTCTCTGGGCTTATAAAAGGCTTTATGATCTTGATCCACTAACTTCAGAAGTTGAAGATAAAATAAGAGAATTGGAAGAGAAGATAAGTAAGTTAAAGTTAGAAGAGGAAAAGTTAATTGAAATAGAACAAAAAACTCCTGAATTTCTTTCGTCTTTTGATGAGCCACTTTTAGATTTGCTTGAAGATAAAGAGTTAGCTTCAATTCAAGTTGAATCGTCTGAGATCTTGGAAGAGGCAAAAGAAATTTTGAGAGAAATAGAGGGTGAAAAGGAAGAAGAAATAAAGTTTGAAAAGTTTAAGTTTGTAGAGAGCGAGCTCAATAAAGAAAGCGAAGAGAGATATGTAAGTCTTACTGATTTAAAGAAAGAGGAACCTGAAATAAAGATTGAAGAAGAAAGCTTAATTGATAGTGATATTTCCTATGAAAATGAGTTTTTAGGAGAGTTTGAAGAGAAAAAAACTGAAAGTACTTTACTAGAAGAAGGTTTGTTTGGTGAAATAGAGGATAAGATATTTTCAGAAAGCGCTTTTAGTGAAGATAGGATTGCAGGAGAAGAAGTTACTTCTTTAAAGGAGGATTTTGAAGATATAGTAAAGTCTGATGAAGTTAGGGATATAAAAGAGATTCTTGAAGAGAAAGAGGTTAAACTGAGTGGCCATCCTTCACAGTTTATGGAGGACATAAAAATTGAAGAGGACATAAAAATTGAGGAAGAAAAAAAGGAAGAAGAGTTAATCATAGAAGAAAGAGAGCCCCTATCTTTAGGCGAAATTTTAAAGGAACCTGAGAGACCCTCTGAAAGTATAGAGGAGATTTTTATTGAGAAGTCTACTGAAAAAATTGATTTTGCTGAACTAACTGAGAGAGAGGAAAAAGTTGATATCAAAATAGAAGAAATTGAGAAAAAAGAAGAAATTGAAGAGATGGAGAAAAAAAGGGAAGCTATAGAGATTCCGGAGGAGATTAAGAGGCTCTTTGAAGATTTTGAAGAAGCAAAAGTGGAAGAAACTGTTAAAGAGCAAACAACAAAGGAGACTGTTGAGGATGAAAAAGTTGAAGAAAAAAACTTTAGAAGTTTTATCGAGTGGATTAATTTTCTCAAAAGATCGAGTTAA